In a single window of the Drosophila albomicans strain 15112-1751.03 chromosome 3, ASM965048v2, whole genome shotgun sequence genome:
- the LOC117567126 gene encoding condensin complex subunit 3, with product MSKPKVAKKRNKKANQKENVEEPPSDTIAVAPSNHGRTAGQTAMYTILSNAQLNETFHKRYTKEMQQLYSKLDHDAFMLTFIKMLKTVLEADENNDYGNTALAFCATFVTSFESEKTHPILAETFSWLLTTISNSPHIRYRICFFVNQILKHLGPNAALDDTQCDQILHYMLDRLKDMSSSVRKEAVLAMQRLQIPDNPNDEVLIAYRYHLSADPASSVRQCIITCMGRNYITVPHILQRLWDVDERVRRHTYINMCNYPVRSYKVSQRLTLVERGLNDSSESVRKNVIKYMLKAWIESYQQNFIQLIAALKLDSNEEEILRFRRVVRQMLMVIFERHDNQMLLEQLPLSEDCELHRCVPHETLTVELLLYWQCLSDYFQQSNADEFELILPELTVFCDYIKKFCQFQKPEMDKFAQIEFQCMLLSLVEMLQTYDLGDEIGRGNMKELITHLLKECLLDHKIIAGLVRCMELLESDVSARMQFFINIIYEICELNAKQNDLVHDRSLIDKLMSGVDTSLVMKLQSLKVRILELEEMEENFVRQKEYIRAQAVNDEKIAATDEYTDLVQPLLEKHNVVGLPARPKLSKQERVLKGLHISFYMVASKQVNSLNPTICKLYKDFVCRHLASSEMNIFEWAIKCGTTFSILYESYTKEVFDVVVEQFYKDNNLRLCETAAQCLFELMDHYGVDYFIDMNQTATNQGQAPKSKRRLLYTMQDFYEGEEDRSQSQNSDQNTDIIGMMGFFVEKVVDKGILVAIVRGLCRLVLRGQLDNRSDIVEKLLKRYFNPLTEPIVSQVLAMFFEKIVDLKLQRILQPCLLPIVWSIMNSSYDSPLHDVVPGHVTKFFIDLTAQEKSTPDSNIHNRMALSFLHYIKNYYTERKEMCRLLAKDLITLKLNVLNETEMKDEMLELSENLLNSELEPRLVRNITDFKDMLNGCLQPPARNPEGHESENDGEDCESIAATTASTSECPAPARKTIVPTIIEEPGEVASGPASPAPAAATRTAPTTPVPTETAEPVLTTFGKQNEVGLRFLRRSLHNSISHSDGDSICGSQSPSHESEAAEQQKNKASEISRKNLRRRKTGERLQLAMARASQTPEKRLLTPEPTEPNVNESRDETINVTSVEFENETASESLKQTTNKSINENSSQSAIETNNKSTNKSARESTNENANTSTNKSACESPNETANKSTNQTASDSTNETRSESASETKAATIVEVVPTTPVSNKSHNDSEVIEDSPTVVVSSSSPTTHNDRSSLRMRSLRNRRAAVARPSPTPSSKKRKVLHLEIQTPLRNGRKRVLRKSVQASASQSSDSGTSSQRISPLRKQQRLDAKTPVRKSSSVVVTVNSEKNTSSPTGSTTSSVKENTMPTKNLAHKTPQPKRLSTSTSQPLASTPASRITTRNSARKMRIEAMCMTRKRMSLELSLTETNAKMPTPKRVRKEVGRPRRTGSIDRSTHTLNISTTSTARTTRSASKSATSSRESRKTRAAQAEAASTSFVSTRNQRK from the exons ATGTCCAAGCCAAAGGTAGCTAAAAAGcgcaacaaaaaagcaaatcaaaaggAAAATGTGGAGGAGCCGCCCTCCGATACAATTGCAGTGGCGCCAAGCAACCACGGGCGGACAGCGGGCCAAACAGCGATGTACACAATTCTATCGAATGCGCAACTCAACGAGACCTTCCACAAGCGTTACACCAAAGAGATGCAGCAACTGTACTCCAAG TTGGATCACGATGCATTCATGCTCACATTCATTAAGATGTTGAAAACAGTACTAGAGGCGGACGAGAACAATGATTATGGCAACACAGCGCTGGCATTCTGTGCCACGTTCGTAACTAGCTTCGAATCGGAGAAAACACATCCCATACTAGCCGAAACATTCTCCTGGCTGCTAACG ACAATTTCAAATAGTCCGCACATTCGATATCGCATCTGTTTCTTTGTGAATCAGATACTGAAACATCTGGGACCAAATGCCGCACTCGACGACACACAATGCGATCAGATACTACACTATATGCTCGATCGGCTGAAAGACATGTCGTCTAGTGTGCGTAAGGAAGCCGTTTTGGCCATGCAACGTTTACAGATCCCCGACAATCCCAACGATGAAGTGCTGATTGCCTATCGCTACCACTTGAGTGCCGATCCAGCGTCCAGTGTGCGGCAGTGCATCATCACGTGCATGGGTCGAAACTACATTACAGTGCCACACATTCTGCAGCGTCTGTGGGATGTGGACGAGAGGGTGCGACGCCACACCTACATCAACATGTGCAACTATCCGGTGCGCTCGTACAAAGTGTCGCAGCGTCTGACGCTCGTCGAGCGTGGTCTTAACGATAGCTCGGAGTCGGTGCGCAAGAATGTCATCAAATATATGCTGAAGGCATGGATTGAATCGTACCAGCAGAACTTTATTCAACTGATAGCTGCCCTCAAGCTCGACTCGAATGAGGAGGAAATACTGCGCTTTCGACGCGTCGTTCGCCAAATGCTGATGGTTATCTTCGAGCGACACGACAATCAGATGCTGCTCGAGCAGCTGCCATTATCCGAGGATTGCGAGCTGCATCGCTGTGTGCCGCACGAGACGCTGACCGTGGAGCTGTTGCTCTACTGGCAATGCCTCAGCGACTACTTTCAGCAAAGCAATGCCGATGAGTTCGAGCTGATTCTGCCCGAGCTGACTGTTTTCTGTGACTATATAAAGAA ATTCTGCCAGTTTCAGAAGCCCGAGATGGACAAATTCGCACAGATCGAGTTCCAGTGCATGCTGCTTTCGTTGGTGGAAATGCTGCAGACTTACGATCTGGGCGACGAGATCGGGCGTGGCAATATGAAGGAGCTAATCACACATCTTCTGAAGGAATGTCTGCTCGATCACAAGATTATCGCTGGGCTGGTGCGCTGCATGGAGCTGCTGGAGAGCGACGTGAGCGCACGCATGCAGTTCTTCATTAATATTATCTACGAGATATGCGAACTGAATGCCAAGCAAAACGACTTGGTGCACGATCGTAGTTTAATCGATAAACTAATGAGCGGCGTTGACACTTCTCTGGTCATGAAGCTCCAATCGCTAAAAGTGCGCATTCTTGAGTTGGAGGAGATGGAGGAAAACTTTGTGCGCCAGAAGGAGTACATCAGGGCGCAGGCTGTTAACGATGAGAAGATTGCTGCCACCGACGAATACACCGATCTAGTGCAACCGCTGCTGGAGAAGCACAATGTGGTGGGGCTGCCGGCGCGACCCAAGCTGTCCAAGCAGGAGCGTGTGCTTAAAGGTCTGCACATCTCATTTTACATGGTGGCCTCCAAGCAGGTGAACTCTCTTAATCCCACAATCTGCAAGCTTTACAAG GATTTCGTGTGTCGCCACTTGGCATCCTCGGAAATGAACATCTTTGAGTGGGCCATCAAGTGTGGCACCACATTCAGCATATTGTACGAGTCGTACACCAAGGAGGTCTTCGATGTAGTCGTCGAACAGTTCTACAAGGACAACAATTTGCGGCTCTGCGAGACGGCAGCACAGTGTTTATTCGAGCTGATGGATCACTACGGTGTGGATTATTTCATTGACATGAATCAAACAGCCACGAACCAGGGACAGGCGCCCAAATCAAAGCGTCGCTTGCTGTACACCATGCAGGACTTTTACGAAGGCGAAGAGGATCGCAGTCAAAGTCAGAACAGCGATCAAAACACTGACATTATCGGCATGATGGGTTTCTTTGTCGAGAAGGTCGTGGACAAAGGCATTCTGGTGGCCATTGTGCGTGGCCTTTGTCGTTTGGTGTTGCGCGGCCAGCTGGACAATCGCAGCGATATTGTGGAGAAGCTGCTCAAGCGTTATTTTAATCCATTAACGG AACCAATTGTTAGCCAAGTGCTGGCCATGTTCTTTGAGAAGATTGTGGACTTAAAACTGCAGAGAATACTGCAGCCATGTCTGCTGCCCATTGTGTGGTCCATCATGAACAGCAGCTACGATTCACCGCTGCACGATGTAGTGCCTGGTCATGTGACCAAGTTCTTCATTGATCTAACGGCCCAGGAGAAGAGCACGCCGGACAGCAATATACACAATCGGATGGCGCTCAGTTTTCTGcattatataaaaaactattacACGGAACGCAAGGAAATGTGTCGTCTGCTGGCCAAGGATCTCATCACCCTAAAGCTGAACGTTCTCAATGAAACAGAAATGAAAGATGAAATGCTCGAACTTTCCGAGAATCTGCTTAAT AGTGAACTGGAACCACGATTGGTACGCAATATTACTGACTTTAAGGATATGTTGAACGGCTGCTTACAACCGCCTGCGCGTAACCCAGAAGGCCATGAAAGCGAGAACGATGGCGAAGATTGTGAAAGCATTGCGGCAACCACAGCTTCCACATCGGAGTGCCCAGCTCCAGCGCGTAAAACAATTGTGCCAACCATAATTGAAGAGCCCGGCGAAGTCGCCTCAGGGCCGGCATCACCAGCTCCAGCCGCAGCAACACGCACAGCGCCGACTACGCCAGTTCCAACAGAGACCGCTGAACCGGTGCTGACCACCTTTGGTAAACAGAATGAAGTTGGCTTACGCTTCCTGCGTCGTTCGTTGCACAATTCGATAAGCCATTCGGATGGAGACAGCATATGTGGTTCGCAATCGCCGTCGCATGAGTCGGAAGCAGCGGAACAGCAGAAGAATAAAGCCAGTGAAATAAGTAGAAAAAATCTGCGTCGTCGCAAAACAGGTGAACGCTTGCAGTTGGCTATGGCACGGGCCTCACAAACACCGGAGAAGCGTCTACTTACGCCTGAGCCGACAGAGCCAAACGTAAATGAAAGCAGAGATGAAACAATCAATGTGACGTCAGTTGAATTCGAAAATGAAACAGCAAGTGAATCCTTAAAACAAACTACAAACAAATCCATAAATGAAAACTCAAGTCAATCCGCTATTGAAACTAATAACAAATCCACGAATAAAAGCGCACGTGAATctacaaatgaaaatgcaaatacatcTACAAATAAAAGCGCATGTGAATCTCCAAATgaaacagcaaataaatccACAAATCAAACTGCAAGTGATTCCACAAATGAAACTAGAAGTGAATCCGCAAGTGAAACAAAAGCAGCCACAATTGTTGAAGTTGTGCCCACAACTCCAGTATCCAACAAATCT CACAACGATTCGGAAGTGATTGAGGATTCACCGACGGTTGTCGTTTCTAGTTCGTCACCAACCACGCACAATGATCGAAGCAGTCTGCGCATGCGCTCGCTGCGCAACCGAAGGGCAGCTGTTGCTCGCCCCTCGCCCACGCCCAGCAGTAAA AAGCGCAAAGTTCTACACCTTGAGATTCAGACTCCATTGCGAAATGGGCGCAAACGTGTGCTGCGCAAATCAGTGCAAGCATCAGCGTCCCAATCCTCCGACTCGGGCACATCCTCGCAGCGCATCTCGCCACTGCGCAAGCAACAGCGCTTGGATGCAAAGACGCCCGTGCGGAAGAGCAGCAGCGTAGTGGTCACTGTGAATAGTGAAAAGAACACGAGTAGTCCAACGGGCAGCACAACCTCATCTGTAAAAGAGAACACGATGCCAACGAAGAACCTTGCACACAAAACGCCGCAGCCGAAAAGGctatccacatccacatcgcAGCCCTTGGCCAGCACTCCGGCATCACGGATAACTACGCGGAATTCGGCACGCAAAATGCGCATCGAAGCCATGTGCATGACCCGCAAACGCATGTCTCTCGAGCTGAGTCTGACCGAGACCAATGCCAAGATGCCCACGCCCAAGCGAGTGCGCAAGGAAGTGGGACGTCCCAGGCGCACAGGATCCATCGATCGCtcaacacacactctcaacaTAAGCACCACGAGTACCGCGAGAACCACGCGAAGTGCGAGCAAATCGGCAACGAGTTCGCGAGAGTCCCGAAAAACCCGTGCAGCCCAAGCTGAGGCGGCATCCACCTCCTTTGTGTCTACTCGCAATCAACGCAAGTAG
- the LOC117567129 gene encoding uncharacterized protein LOC117567129 — protein sequence MAAATKRIYEARAKYPDRTKLQENAFGGITITISKLETALLLLNSKEDLVLQSVLNNIAEFARKWDENVLELKENRVLELLLDKEFFIDSTNVIIRRFALFVITAILDNTELGEYETEKTAQLLDVSYRYYLKDNDDFCVEYLTYIINLCLRDPQVAQNILENIDFLEKFKNIFVNSDNPDTVYNSIEALHKILQVQSAEEMLTFTTLPGFPVDRIICELTNEFLEIRLAALKVLKTLLADTSEESIFEPLHRCLFVLQQLVKAFCSNPQSPDALGIIEVLATALRSEKMTNLFFKQNLFEQMVEQMKIDIEMLRPEVICTIISIYAEAAKYQSYLGRMHNANITQMFIDCLMKSKPEPAPFVIMGINRMIEYPDALRLVVAEYEKGALTHLVNLIRSPQISIKTREQAAELVGHLLTSAFKITGEQLMLMDIGVGLANTIQQGLPQLSIDLILSILAIIEGLASNDEYRKTLGECIALSEKIAQLLMRSYAHSILVHNIFRCLCTIIDEEPVRATLLNNFIVSSIKRALKSLSNLVKTAVTNFILQTTRFNEFVDAYIDRGILETLMMFQKHAFCVSTWGPAIESILSKCPTMKFSIRNCLTFTDITAGKDFYVSKRKFEDFRQFQHLLRTDCSPLEAVLVVNFDRPFADTNDVIRVPEHCLHGADVGGDQTWHYCKRPGDAKLPEYLEALNQTLALHGLVENPDRIRRSIDFENVAKRCKIVADAVNGVMSENIKILDLNTTEECSRHTVRCHLAELRHIYHTNFIPLGVVRSGCQFERAILFKCFADQIGLPCTLQRSVDGRMLYNEVPLPLELEQDIHCDKKTLKFMPWRMLRPTHIVDLMYNIGELYPMQSRQALQYLRLY from the exons ATGGCTGCAGCGACAAAACGCATTTATGAAGCACGCGCCAAGTATCCAGATCGCACAAAATTGCAAGAAAACGCCTTTGGAGGTATAACGATTACGATAAGCAAATTGGAAACCGCTTTATTGTTGCTTAATTCTAAGGAGGACCTAGTGCTGCAGTCTGTACTCAATAATATTGCCGAATTTGCTCGCAAATGGGATGAAAATGTGCTTGAGCTGAAGGAGAATCGCGTATTGGAGCTATTGCTGGACAAAGAGTTTTTCATTGATTCAACCAATGTAATAATACGACGATTCGCGTTGTTTGTGATCACAGCCATTCTGGATAACACAGAACTGGGTGAATACGAAACGGAGAAGACAGCTCAATTGCTCGATGTGAGCTATCGCTATTATCTGAAGGACAATGATGACTTTTGTGTCGAGTATCTCACGTACATCATCAACTTGTGCCTTCGCGATCCTCAGGTGGCACAGAATATTCTCGAAAATATTGACTTTCTGGAAAAGTTCAAGAACATCTTTGTGAACTCGGATAATCCCGATACTGTTTACAATTCCATTGAGGCTTTGCACAAGATTCTCCAAGTACAGAGTGCCGAGGAGATGCTGACATTTACCACACTTCCCGGCTTTCCAGTGGATCGCATCATCTGTGAGCTGACAAATGAATTTCTGGAGATTCGTCTGGCCGCGTTGAAGGTGCTGAAGACTCTCCTCGCAGACACCAGTGAGGAGAGCATCTTCGAGCCACTGCATCGCTGTCTCTTTGTTCTGCAGCAGCTGGTCAAGGCCTTCTGCAGCAATCCCCAATCGCCCGATGCTCTGGGTATCATCGAGGTGTTGGCAACGGCGCTGCGCTCTGAAAAGATGACCAATCTGTTCTTTAAGCAGAATCTCTTCGAGCAGATGGTGGAGCAGATGAAAATAGACATTGAAATGCTGCGGCCCGAAGTCATTTGCACCATTATCTCCATCTACGCCGAGGCTGCCAAATATCAGTCGTATCTGGGACGGATGCATAATGCCAACATAACCCAGATGTTTATTGATTGCCTGATGAAGAGCAAACCTGAACCGGCTCCCTTTGTCATCATGGGGATCAATCGCATGATTGAGTATCCCGATGCACTGCGCCTGGTTGTCGCCGAGTACGAGAAGGGTGCGCTGACCCATCTGGTTAATCTGATTCGTTCGCCTCAGATCTCGATCAAAACACGGGAACAGGCCGCTGAACTTGTTGGACATTTGTTAACAAGCGCCTTCAAGATTACGGGAGAGCAGCTGATGCTCATGGACATTGGCGTCGGACTGGCGAATACCATACAACAGGGATTGCCACAGTTGTCCATTGACCTGATACTCTCGATCCTCGCGATCATCGAGGGATTGGCCAGTAACGATGAATATCGCAAGACGCTGGGCGAATGCATTGCGCTCTCTGAGAAGATTGCTCAGTTGCTTATG CGCTCCTATGCCCACTCGATACTCGTGCACAACATCTTCCGCTGCCTGTGCACCATCATTGACGAAGAGCCCGTTCGAGCCACACTGCTTAACAACTTCATTGTGTCCTCGATCAAGCGCGCGCTCAAATCTCTGTCCAATCTAGTGAAGACCGCCGTGACCAACTTTATACTGCAGACGACACGCTTCAATGAGTTTGTGGATGCCTACATAGATCGCGGCATACTAGAGAC GCTAATGATGTTCCAGAAGCATGCCTTCTGCGTGTCCACCTGGGGTCCGGCTATCGAGAGCATCTTATCCAAATGCCCCACCATGAAGTTCTCAATACGCAATTGCTTGACCTTCACAGATATTACGGCTGGCAAGGACTTCTATGTGTCAAAACGCAAGTTCGAAGACTTTCGACAGTTCCAGCACCTGTTGCGTACCGACTGCTCGCCGCTGGAGGCTGTGCTGGTGGTCAACTTTGATCGTCCCTTTGCGGATACGAACGATGTTATTCGCGTTCCGGAGCATTGCCTGCATGGCGCCGATGTCGGTGGCGATCAGACTTGGCACTACTGCAAGCGACCTGGTGATGCCAAGCTGCCCGAGTATTTGGAGGCTCTGAATCAGACGTTGGCG TTGCATGGACTGGTGGAGAATCCAGATCGCATTCGACGCAGCATTGACTTTGAGAACGTCGCCAAGCGATGCAAGATCGTTGCAGATGCCGTCAACGGCGTCATGTCCGAGAACATCAAGATACTCGATCTGAACACCACCGAGGAATGCTCTCGCCACACGGTGCGTTGTCATTTGGCCGAGCTGCGTCACATTTACCACACCAATTTCATTCCACTCGGCGTGGTGCGCAGTGGTTGCCAGTTTGAGCGCGCCATACTCTTCAAGTGCTTCGCAGATCAAATTGGTTTGCCCTGCACCCTGCAGCGCAGTGTCGACGGTCGCATGTTGTACAACGAGGTGCCACTGCCTCTCGAGCTGGAGCAGGATATTCATTGCGATAAGAAGACACTGAAGTTCATGCCCTGGCGCATGCTGCGTCCCACGCACATTGTCGATCTCATGTACAACATTGGCGAACTCTATCCCATGCAGAGTCGCCAGGCGTTGCAGTACCTGCGTCTCTATTGA
- the LOC117568875 gene encoding uncharacterized protein LOC117568875: protein MTRALLTLAYFVLTSCSIVFTACVNNVTGTGTSSPGGLSASSGVSLTNSLTSGGHIHRTAAAIERVNKLWCYACDTMDDGQACVDVVVRNDTSMMKKCQGEEFICMVKRFSYTTSTENSTSSPKMWSLDRRCTVNCEPGCIIIGERTKLYACTSCCEESFCNTGRGAASGIFHREATGIGTRIIWLAAPFLVNISLMLYKNHARQAISNMVGNSVNVHL from the exons ATGACCCGAGCATTGCTCACGCTCGCCTATTTCGTGCTGACATCCTGCTCCATTGTGTTCACTGCCTGTGTAAACAACG TGACTGGCACAGGGACCAGCTCGCCTGGAGGATTGAGCGCCAGCTCTGGCGTCAGCCTGACCAATTCGCTGACCAGCGGCGGACACATTCATCGCACTGCGGCAGCCATCGAGCGAGTGAACAAACTCTGGTGCTATGCCTGCGACACCATGGACGATGGTCAGGCctgtgttgatgttgttgtgcgCAATGACACGTCCATGATGAAGAAATGCCAGGGCGAGGAGTTTATCTGCATG GTCAAGCGTTTCTCCTACACCACGAGCACAGAGAACTCGACCAGCTCGCCGAAGATGTGGTCGCTGGATCGTCGCTGCACTGTCAACTGTGAACCCGGCTGCATCATCATTGGCGAGCGCACCAAGCTCTATGCCTGCACATCCTGCTGCGAGGAGTCCTTCTGCAATACAGGACGCGGCGCAGCCTCAGGCATCTTTCATCGCGAGGCCACGGGCATTGGCACACGCATCATCTGGCTGGCGGCTCCGTTCCTGGTCAACATATCCCTGATGCTGTACAAGAACCATGCCAGACAAGCCATCTCCAATATGGTTGGTAACTCAGTCAATGTGCATCTGTAG